The Schistocerca americana isolate TAMUIC-IGC-003095 chromosome 8, iqSchAmer2.1, whole genome shotgun sequence genome contains the following window.
ggtgagtgccaaataaaataaataaaacagcctTTAGTCGTTCGCGCAGAACTTCTTTAAAATCAGGTATGATTCAGAACTGAAATGTTTGGCTCAGTGTTACCAACGACTGCAGAGCTTATAAAAGGAATATTCAGAAAGAAAACGCTAGTTATTTCatttacacatttttattcagCAATTCCGAATGGCGTCGCATCATTACAGTACATCTGTTAGGACAAAGAAGCTGATGAATCTCTCCTCCACGCTGGCGCCGACTTTTAACGTCTGCTGCTTGTGCTGTTGCTGCTGGCGGCTACCAGAGAatccaccagtgacgtcacagtgtCCACAGCCTGAAAAACAGAATTAAATCTGCAGTCTGTCAAAtgctttgatgctgctctccatcgCATTCCACGGCGCCCTTAATCTTTTAATAACTGGATATCTACTACGCTCAACATTCTCTACTTTTTTCACTTGGAATGGAGTCCACTGCCACTGACAAATTTCATAGATGATAACAATTTGCCGCACTGGTTCTTATTGTCGAGATTAAACTAACCTTTCATTGTTCACTATTGGCTGTATAACAATATCCAAAGCGTAAAGTTTAATCCGTTAAGCTTTCATACTTTGGCCGCATTCAGCATACTCGTCTATATCGCACAATTTTAGAAGGAGGTGTGTGGCTGTCTGGGTTTTAGAATTACAGGCGTATCACCAGGTATTACGAAAATAACAATTACCAGTACAGTTACAACAGTACGAGAGTACTGTATCTAACGGATTAAGATTTGCAATTGAGACTCGCTACACAGCCGAAGCAATGTATCAGTCAACTAACTAATGTAAAATAAATCGTTTAATCCTAACGAGAACAGCCAGTGCGGAAAACTGATTTCATTCATGACGATTTctgctccatattctgctaatcttACCTGTCCCACTAATTTTCCACTGTATTTCATCTCATCGCCATATTAAGTGTTCGTAGACGCGTTAGGAATCATCGCTCCAAGACAGTGGCAGTCAACCTGGTCCCTTCCGCTCACTAGTGTGTGTTCCGGCTTTTATGTTGGGTGTCAGGCGATTGGCATTAAAGATATTTTCATtacgttttcataaaattttgacattagtatttggtaagtaattattatctTATTCTTCATCTTGCTGTAACACTGCTTAATAGATTTTATAAAGTAGTTTCTCTAGTATGCAAATATCAATTACTGTGAACTTCTGGGCTGTTAAAATGTTACTACTAACAGAGATGCATAGGTGGGCAGTAGGTAAGAAAGGTCCGCCCTAATAcctgaacggtcagcgcgttggaatgccacgcctgggttcgattctcgcctGGGGTGGAGATTTTCTCCCTTCAGGGACTGTTTAATGtgctgttatcatcatcatttcacccccattgtAGACGcgaaagtcgcccaatgtggcgtcgcactccacaagacttgcacttggcggccgaactttccgcatgggaactcccggccactgacgtcACACAATCATTTCTCTGACTAAACTGTTCATTCTTATGGTTAAAGATATCTGTCGACATGTTTCTTGGCTGAAACTACGTTAGTAGTCTAGTGTCCAAGAAAATGAGTAAATTAAATCAGTTGTACTATGTATAGTTTGTTTTTCGTACCCGAGATGTCATCGTGTGTGGCAGTCCCTGAAGACCTACTTCTTAGGAAGACAGGAACAGGATGTACACAACATTGCCACAACAAATTTGAAACTACTTCAAGTCAGCTGGGGGCTTCGGTTTGCAATTAACGGCCGAAAGAGCATGTGGTAACCATGAGATCGTATTTGCTAATATTAACTATATTATTAATCCAGAGTTACACAGTCGttcagaaaagaaatttttaaaagccAGCCTTTTCTCTCACAGCCACTACTGCAGATTTTCGAAAACATCTTGGTAGCATGTAAAGCGATGTCTGTCGAGCGTAATATAAGCTCTaatatgcactgacggaaaaatattgGAAGATCAAGGTTAATATAGCTGTGagataactaaaactaaactaaactcctatcgaacagaccatgaagggccaaaggtaccgaccggccgccgtgtcatcctcagcccacaggcgtcactggttgcggatgtggaggggcatgtggtcagcacaccgctctcccggccgtatgtcagtttccgagatcggagccactgctgctcaatcaagtagctcctgagtttgcctcacaagggctgagtgcacccagcttgccagcagcgctcggcagaccggatggtcacctatccaagtgctagtccagcccgacaacgcttaacttcggtgatctgacgggaaccggtgttaccactgcggcaaggccgttggctaggcGTGATATAAGCCACTGCAAAAAAGAAATGCTAGTACAATAATAACCGATGTAGGTgccagaatgtttaatgcaagcattcaaacgtgcatgcatcgtgttgtacaggtgccggatgtcagtttgtgcgatggagttccatggctgttgcacttgctTGATGAATTCAGGGACGGTTAGTGGTGTTTGTAGTTGACACTGGTGTTCTCCTCCgatgaatggcatcacaacaggtcgaaccaccagactgacgtacagactgGCAGTCAGAGCgcttgggataactacgagagtccTACAGCTGCCATACGAAATTGTACTCCGGACCATAATTCCAGCTGCAGgtccagacaggttggttacaggctctcagctggcctcctaaccaacacacggccttcACTGGTACCGAGGTAGAAGTGGCTTTCATCGGGAAACACAACAGAATTCCACCTCTCtgctccaatgagttctcgcttgactcCACTGATGCAGCAGATACTGGTTGTTTGGGGtcttggaatgcacactacagggagtctggctcggagatgaagtaaccgatttctaacacgAACTTCCAGCATCCTGGAGTAGCGTGGATCAGCATTTAGTTATCCGTATGTATTGTaactgttcattgcacattttcgACATCTTCGGAAAttccattttcgactatgttacgcTGATTTGAAAAAGGGGTCTCGGCCTAAAACAAGTCATCGAGTGAAATAACGTATAAATTTGCAGCTTTGGATTGGTTATCTGTTCTGCCGATTTGTAaaagttggttgtgtcactgtggaggcaactgctgctcaaactgcacGACCATGCTCCGAACACATCTCGGCTCTTGGTGGTGCCACGTGACCTTCTGAGATTCGTTCTTCttccgaccgtacattcccgtgaccactgctgccagcagtcatgtacagtggccactttcctgccaagtctttctgtaatatcgcagaacgaacatcGATCTTCCCGTAGCCCAGTTACATAATCCTGTTCATAGCCTATGAGGTGTTGAcaaaggcgtctttgtcgccttaaaggcattcttgactaacatcaagtcaccacgtAAAATCCCAGAGGTGATTTTCACGACCGCTACAGTGTGtaattaaagcaaacctggttaGCATCCTCGTAGAGGCATTCCTAGAGCCACTTTGATGCCCCTGGcgtgaaatttgagtagacatcatgtATTAGATGAGAAAAACGCCCACAAATAGTTTTATGTCTTGCAACTCATACTGTGTCAGCGTATAAGAGCCTGTTACTAGAAGTAgaaacatatgtatgtatgtattgaactggggacctagaaacgacggggagtttcgtccccgccttagccctcagtggtacacaacaccAGAAccggctgcagcagtccactcaccccacaaaaaatggctctaagcactatggacttagaactacctaaagctaactaacctaaggacatcacacacatcgatgcccgaggcagaattcgaacctgtgacagtagcagcagctcggttccggattaaagcgcctagaactgctcggtcacaacagcTGGCattaccccaccgccgccccacaccgaacccagggttaatgtACGGTTCGACCCCTcccccctcgggaacgtctcattccagacgagtttaACCCCGATGATTGCGTGCTAGAGTAAttctggtgtacgcgtacgtggagactgtttgcgcagcaatcaccgacatagtgtaactgaggcggaataagggtaaccatcctgaattcgccgagacagatggaaaatcgccttaaaaaccatccacaggctggccagcacatccaACCTCGCCACTAATCCGCCGGGCCGATTCGTGCCCGGAAGcgtcacgccttcccgctcgggaagcagtacgTTAGACCGCACTACTTGCCGGGCGGGCTAACAAATatatatttacaataaaataaaagttgcAATATTAATCGGAAAAATACTTGCCATTGCTgaacagaaaaatgtgaaaaaacagTTGTAGGCAGTAGCAGTTGTCGACTTACCTTAGTAAAATGGGTCAACTGTAAGAAGCAAATGTTTTGCAATAAACACCTGCTCAACTCTATACAACGAAATTAGCATCTCAAAATTCACCATTAATCCAGCAGGCTGCTATTCTTACCCCTTTGAGTGAGGACACGACCATGTCAAGCTTCGCGTTGCCCACTGCCTGTGCGAGGTCCACCAGCTGGTTCAAGGAGGCGGTGGCGTTGGTCGTCAGCTGGACGATGGCGTCGACGCTGTCTTCGGCCGCGTTGTCGAGCAGGCCGATCACCTGAGCCACGTCGCTGCCGATGCCGTTGGCCAGCGAAGACACAGAGTTCAGAATGCCAGACGAGACGCTGCCGGTCAGGTTCTAGAAAAAGACACGAGAACACACGGATAACTGGGGCCGAGGATTACGACTAAATGATTGGTAATGAGTTACGGAACGTATTCTATTTCCTTCTCGGAATAGAATCTAATTTGAAACGAGTGTTTACTGCAGTTCCTCACGTAAGGCGGTTGATTTAGCAAGCAGcgttctcacctgaagatggccgctAACGAAGGGCTCAAATATCGTGAAAAGATGATTGCTTTATCCGGCTACGTATTCAACAAGAATATTTTCACTTAATTCGCCGGCAAAGTCTATGTAATGTTGTTACGGTCATGTGCGGGGTGCAGAACCGCATTTTCGTAAGCATAGATTTATTCTTCTTCTATTTTCTTAGCATCTATAGAGAGCTAAACTGGTTAGGGTTAATCTCACCAGTCTGTCGTCTCAGTTACAGATGAGTGACGACAGATTCCTTTGCCTGCAAAGGGGAGTAACAGTAACCGTGAAACCCGGGAGCGGCGTTtgagaaaataaataatatgaaacaaGTACCGACTTCATCCATTAATGTTATAAAGTCTATCGAAACCTGCGTGTAAATACAAGTTCCTGACATAAGATTATTTTTCGATATTTGctgaataaagaattaaaaatgacGACTATTATCTGGAGTTCAGACAACACTGAAATGCATAATTTCTTTGCTCGGCTGGAAAACACAATATTGCAACAACGTCGGATGTTATAGTTTCAACTTCTCTACTGCAGTTGTAATTTTCGTCACTTTATATGAATTTCGTGTGTTTAAGATGTTGAGGAGAACAGATGTGGAGATCAAACTACAGCTGATATGTGAATCATTTCACATGTGACTGTAGGAGTGGAGTTCTACTTCTTAGATAATAATTTACGCATCTCTTCATTTTTATGTAGATTTAACCACCAAAACTTACTACTCAAATAAATATCAGCTTGTTTCCGTCATATGATTAACCACCAAGACGACATAACCAACTCACTTTTCAGGTAGAGTTGTTATTCCTGTTGGCCTTAGAAAATCAATTCTTATTTAAACAGAGTAGCCTCCTGTGCGTCTATCCATTAGCATCATTAGTGTTTTATGCCACGATAGTCAGAAAACATCACTAGCAGTTCGGCTCAGCgtgtaagtaaacaaataacacatTCCGTAAGGACTTAAGTTGTGCCTTTAGAATTCTCCCCTCTGACTCTGACAAGTGCAAACAAGAAATGTACGTTATGCACCGTACACGCTCCCATAAACGGATACAACTGAATAAATCCGAAGGAAATGGGAGTGGTAACGGACTTACTGAACAGTGTGAAACTTTTGACCCAAAAATCATGTTCACTTTCTACGTGAGACTTACCAGCAAAAAGAAAATTAGTGTTCGCCGCGTAGACACCTTAGTGAATATCAGCTGTTATACTCCCATCTTAGTAGGAATCGTCCGAGGAATTAATAACGTAGAAGTTCAAAAAGAAACTAATCTAGATTCGAATCATTTCGACACACGTATAAAGCTGAGACAtattccattaaataaaaaatgtggCAATGAATGCGAACCATGAAAGGCTGCAGGAGAACACATGTGAGTTTCACAGACTGTTACTGGAAAAGAAAAATGGAATCCGGAGATAATATGCGGGAAATTCTGTCAAATCATTACAACTAACGCTCAGACGCAGATAGTGAACTGAAGACTGCGATCAGGCAACTGACAAGCGAGCAGACAATCGTAAAGCTTGATATGTAGAAAAATGGAAGACAAATTTGACAGATACAAAAAAGGGTGCATACCGACAGCGACAATCCTGTAGCAAGACAAAAGAAACATATCTCCGGGAAATATAAGAAGAGCCTTCGACATGACTATCAAACCATACTTAAATGAGAAGCAACCATAAATCATGAATTTTTGAAGAGAAAATGAGAAACTGTCAGGGAATAAGGACGAAAATTGTGAGATCTTAGC
Protein-coding sequences here:
- the LOC124544618 gene encoding uncharacterized protein LOC124544618 — encoded protein: MASKLIILFALASVLQIGTSTPTWGLIGGLGDVLGSLGQAVGTMVNATHEVVSGIENTINTAIQTGEELLVDALNTTANVVSDVQEDVQDQVETAVEGVLNLTGSVSSGILNSVSSLANGIGSDVAQVIGLLDNAAEDSVDAIVQLTTNATASLNQLVDLAQAVGNAKLDMVVSSLKGAVDTVTSLVDSLVAASSNSTSSRR